The region CTGACCGCCATGTCCCTGTTCAGCGCCGGGACGCTGCTGGCGGCCCTGGCCCCCGGGTTCGGCACCCTGCTGGGCGGCCGGATCATCCAGGCCGGCGGCACCGCCATCATGCTCCCGCTGCTGATGACCACCGTCCTGAATGCTGTTCCGGCACATAAGCGCGGACAGATGATGGGCACCATTTCCATCGTCATCGCAGTTGCACCGGCCATCGGCCCGACGGTCTCCGGAATCATCCTCAACGCCCTGGACTGGCGCTGGATGTTCTGGCTGGTCCTGCCCATCGCCCTGCTCTCGCTGGGGCTGGGCGCGATGAAGATCGAGAACCTCACGGAAACCAAGCGCGTGCCGTTCGACGTGCTGTCGATCGTGTTGTCCACCTTCGCCTTCGGCGGCCTCATCTTCGGCCTCAGCAGCATCGGCGAGGCTGCACAGGGCAAGGAACTGATGCCGCTGTGGATCCCGCTGGCCGTCGGCGTCCTGGCCATGGCCGGCTTTGTGCTGCGGCAGCTGGTGCTCCAGCGCACCGACCGCGCCCTGATGGATCTGCGCACCTTCACCAGCAAGCCCTTCGTGGTGGCGATCATCATGGTCCTGGTGTCCATGATGGCGCTGTTCGGCTGCCTGATTGTGCTGCCCCTGTACCTGCAGAACGTGCTGGGCCTGGACACGCTTCACACCGGGCTGCTGCTGCTCCCCGGCGGTGCCGTGATGGCCATCCTCTCGCCGATTGTCGGCAACCTGTTTGACCGTTTCGGTCCCCGCCCGCTGGTGGTTCCGGGCGCACTGGTGCTCAGCGGTGCCCTGTGGGGAATGACCTTGCTGACCGAAGAAACCCCCGTTGGCCTCGTGATCCTGATGCACTGCCTGCTGAACGCCGGGCTGGGCTTCATTTTCACTCCGCTGTTCACCTCTGCCTTGGGTTCGCTGGACAAGTCGCTGTACTCCCACGGCAGTGCCATCATCAACACGCTGCAGCAGCTTGCCGGCGCCGCCGGCACGGCCGTTTTCATCACCCTGATGACCACCGGTACGACGGCGGCCCTGGCCGACGGCGCGTCAGCGGTCTCCGCAGCCGCCTCGGGCGTGCACACGGCGTTCTTCTGGGGTGCGGTTGTCTCACTGGTAGCCGTCGCGGCGTCGTTCCTGGTCCGCAGGCCCACCAACGAGCTGCCCGAAGGCATGGCCGTCCACTAAGACCGTCTCAGGTGGTCAGCGACAGGGGACATCAGGACCTCGTCGCGGTCGCCGTCGGGAAGCCGCAGCGCGGCCCGGCGGCGGCCCACCTCCTGCCAGCCGCTGGAACGGTAAAAGCCTTCAAGGCCCGCGCCCGATCCCGGCCCCGCGGACGCCAGGAGCAGCCATCCGGCAACTCGCCGTTCCACGGTGTCAACCAGGAGGCGGCTCTTGGGTTCGCCCGTGCGCCCCGCACATGCTCGCGGCCGAAGAAGCGCACGCTTGACCAGTACTGTGACGCGGCTCATACTAAATGAACGATTAGTTAGTACCTTCCGTCAGGAGCCTCCATGACCGTCACACAGACCGCGCGCCCAGCCTTCGACCCCACCGCGGTGGGCGACGTCGACGCCGACCTCTACCTTCTCGATGAGCTGCTGGACGACGAGGCCCGCGACGTGCGGGACCGGGTCCGGGCGTTCGTTGACAACGATCTGCTGCCGGTCATCAATGACTACTGGGAGCGGGCGGAGGTCCCCTACGAGCTGATTCCCAAGCTGGCCGCACTGAACATTGCCGGCGGCACCATCAAGGGCTACGGCTGCCCGGGGATGAGCCGCATGGCCGCCTCCACCGCCGCAGCTGAGCTCGCCCGGGGCGACGGCTCCATCAACACGTTCTTCGGGGTGCACTCCGGCCTCGCCATGGGCAGCATCGACATGCTCGGCAGCGAGGAGCAGAAGCAGCGGTGGCTGCCGCCCATGGCCAGGTTCGAGAAGATCGGCGCGTTTGCCCTGACCGAACCCACCCACGGGTCCGATTCCGTGTCGCTGGAAACCACCGCCCGCCGCGAGGGCGATTCCTACATCCTGAACGGCAACAAGCGGTGGATCGGCAACGCCAGCTTTGCGGACATTGTGATCATCTATGCCCGCGACGAGGCCGACGGTGCAGTCAAGGCGTTCGTTATGGAAAAGGATGCCGACGGCAACCACCCTGCCGGCTACCAGGCGACCGTGATCACCGGCAAGATCGGCAAGCGTGCCGTGCTGCAGCCGGACATCGTCATCGAGGACCTCCGCATTCCCGCGGAGAACCGCCTGGAGAACTGCAACTCGTTCAAGGACGTCAACAAGGTGCTGGCCGCGACCCGCGGGGGAGTCGCGTGGGAAGCGCTGGGTCACGCCGTGGCCGCGTACGAGATTGCCGTGGCCTATGCCAAGGACCGGGTGCAGTTCGGCCAGCCCCTTGCCGGGTTCCAGCTGGTGCAGAACAAGCTCGCGAACATGCTCGCCCAGGTCACCGCGATCAAGCTGACCTGTTTCCGCCTCAACGAGCTCGGCGACCAGGGGAAGATGACCGGTCCC is a window of Arthrobacter sp. zg-Y1171 DNA encoding:
- a CDS encoding MDR family MFS transporter is translated as MSIDPSAKPVPAAGTSRRAATTSAPSTLDPRTKTVIGLLLVSSFVVILNETIMSVALPRLMADLDITAGTAQWLTTGFMLTMAVVIPATGFLLQRFSMRGLFLTAMSLFSAGTLLAALAPGFGTLLGGRIIQAGGTAIMLPLLMTTVLNAVPAHKRGQMMGTISIVIAVAPAIGPTVSGIILNALDWRWMFWLVLPIALLSLGLGAMKIENLTETKRVPFDVLSIVLSTFAFGGLIFGLSSIGEAAQGKELMPLWIPLAVGVLAMAGFVLRQLVLQRTDRALMDLRTFTSKPFVVAIIMVLVSMMALFGCLIVLPLYLQNVLGLDTLHTGLLLLPGGAVMAILSPIVGNLFDRFGPRPLVVPGALVLSGALWGMTLLTEETPVGLVILMHCLLNAGLGFIFTPLFTSALGSLDKSLYSHGSAIINTLQQLAGAAGTAVFITLMTTGTTAALADGASAVSAAASGVHTAFFWGAVVSLVAVAASFLVRRPTNELPEGMAVH
- a CDS encoding acyl-CoA dehydrogenase family protein — encoded protein: MTVTQTARPAFDPTAVGDVDADLYLLDELLDDEARDVRDRVRAFVDNDLLPVINDYWERAEVPYELIPKLAALNIAGGTIKGYGCPGMSRMAASTAAAELARGDGSINTFFGVHSGLAMGSIDMLGSEEQKQRWLPPMARFEKIGAFALTEPTHGSDSVSLETTARREGDSYILNGNKRWIGNASFADIVIIYARDEADGAVKAFVMEKDADGNHPAGYQATVITGKIGKRAVLQPDIVIEDLRIPAENRLENCNSFKDVNKVLAATRGGVAWEALGHAVAAYEIAVAYAKDRVQFGQPLAGFQLVQNKLANMLAQVTAIKLTCFRLNELGDQGKMTGPMASMAKMFAARQGRWVCSEARDIMGGNGLLLENHVARHLTDMEVVFTYEGTDSMQSLILGRHITGLSAFA